CATTCGCagaaccatcatttggcgccgtctgtgggaacgattTGTTCTTTCCTAAAAATCAACTAATTTTGGTTCTACGAGCTGAAACAAACTCATGGACAACCATGATGAACCACCACCACCTGGAGTCGGAGTCAGAGATAGAGAGATGGCCGGAGGCAGCAATCCAACTCTGTTAGCAAGAACAGACGGAATGGTCTTTCCCCTTCACCCACCTCCGACGGGAGCCGCGGGAACGACGGGTCCTTTGAGGACAAACACGGGAATCCCAGTGGGAATCGGAGCCGCAAGTGCGAGCATCACACCACCGGTTTCCATACCCGGGTCAACAGCAGGGCTGATGGGCAGAGGAGCGCAACTACCCGGAACTAGTCAGGTATTCCCTCCTTGGAATTATTATACACCGCAGAATATGTATTATCCATCACCCCTGTATAATCAAAACGCAGCAAGTTGGCCACAGACGTATACCCCATGGGGTAGCCAGTACCACCAGGGATATCAAAGACCCACCGCACCGATTCCTTTTCCGTCCCTAGACGCAGAAGGAACCGTCACAGCGGTAACAGCTGGATACATTCCACCATATGTACCACCAGGAGCCCAGCTACCACCGCTCTACCATGAGGCGGTGCTGAAGAGCTTTAACGACTTCCAAGATAGACTGATTGGAATCGCGAAAGAAAAAACGGTAGAAGCAGATAAAGCACCAGCTCAGAGGAAGCAACAATCGGAACCAATCCCAAGAAGGCGAGACAAAGACGCACGGAAAGATAAAGAAACGGCCCCCCGGCGTGTTCTTACTGCTCCACTCCCAGGAGACGTGGGAAAAGAAAAAGGGAGGAACGACGCACAGCAAGGCGAGAAAACAAGGGATGGAGAAGTTCCGAAGAAGCAGAGAGAATACGTAGACCTGGAGAAGGAAGAGGGAGAAGGCAGACGGAAGGAACGAGACGCAGAAAGCCACTCTTCAAATAGAAGAAGGGCAGTTGGGGAGAAGAACACTCTAGATGAGAAGATTAAGCATGCGATGAGGAAGTACCAGAAGGATAGCTACGAAGACGATGAAGGAGGAGATGATTTTTCACCACTGAAAAGGGAGGTATTAGACGTGAGATTCCCTTCTCGTTTCAAGCTGCCTGCGTTCGAGCCCTTCGATGTGACCGGAGACCCAAAAAGCCATATTTCAAAATTCAAGACGATAATGTTACTTCAGGATGTTTCAGATCCGATGCTGTGCAGAGTATTCCCCGCCACCCTCAAGGGATCAGCGCAGAAATGGTACCTCGGACTGAAGTCCAATACCATCGGAACGTTTGCAGAACTGGCAACGGCATTCAAAGGGCGTTTCCGCACAAACATCCCGCTGCAGAAGAACTCAAGTGATTTACGGAAGTGCAGACAAGGTGAAGGCGAGACGTTGAAAAACTTTGTAGAGAGATTCAATAAAGAAGCAGTCCAGATAGAGCACCTAAACCATGATACAGCCATAGAAGCCATGAAGATGGGAACTAGGTTCGAACGACTGAGAGACAAGATCTTAATGAAAAAGCCTTCCACTTTCCAAGAATTGATGGCAATAGCACATAAGTATGTGGAACTGGATGAAGCAAGAAGAACGCTGACAAAGCAGTACGAAGAGGATAAACCGGAGAGATACCGCAGTAGAGGAGGAGACGACAGGGCACAGAGATTTGGAAGAGGAAACAAGCCATTTGACTTCACGCCTTTGAATAGAGCACCAGTGGAAATATTCAGTTGGATGAAGAACAATAGGGTCATGTACAATGCACCCAGGAAGTTACACCCAGACAAAGAGAGAGATAAGAGCAAGTATTGCAGATTCCATGAAGGATATGGCCACGACACAGATAGGTGCTGGGACTTGAAGCGGGAGATAGAACAGCTGATCCAGTCAGGAGTGTTGAAGAAGTTTGTACGTACAGAAGGAAGTACAGAAAAAAGGAAACCAGAACATATGGAAAAGGAAGAGGCAAACAAAAGATTCAAAGAACCTATGGGCGTAATCAACATGATAGAAGGAGGGGAGCCCTATTCGAAAgcacagaagaagaagatacgTAAAGGCGTGTACTCGATAAGCACCAGAGCATCCGCAGACGAGCTGCCGTTGGTCACCTTTGGACCGGAAGACGGAAGACATGTGCAGGAACCGCACAACGATGCGCTAGTAATCAGAGCATTGATTAACAATTTTAGAGTGATGAGGATCCTAGTGGACGAAGGAAGCGCGGTTAACCTCCTTACTTTGCAAGTCTTCAGGGGGATAAGGGGATCAGTAACGGATCTCAGACAGGTTTCTGTGCCGTTGGTTGGCTTAGGAGGAAAGCCTATCAGACCGGAAGGGATGGTAGAGCTGGAGATAATTCTGGGAGAAGCAGAAGAAGGACCACTGAAGACCATGACAGCAGTTTTCAACGTGGTAGATATCCCGTTGGCATACAACGCCATTTTGGGAAGACCTTTCCTATACCAGTGTGGTGCGGTAACCAGCATCAGATGGCTGACACTTAAAATTCCGGACGAAGAAGGGATAGTAACTGTGAAAGGAAGCCAGTTGGCCGCACGAGAATGCAACTTGATCACCGAAGAAAAAGGCGAAAGTCTGAACATCGAAGCGTTCCCTgaagatccagaagaagaagaaggagatagGAACGCCCCAGTAGGCAACATAAGGGAATTCCAAATCACCCAGAAGAAAACAGTGATGATCGGAACAGAAATACCAGAGGCCGTGGCCGTAGAAATCAAAAGTGTATTACAGAAGAACGGGGACACCTTTGCCGCAGAGGCCTCTGAAGTGGTAGGAATAGACCCAGCGATAGCTTCTCATAAATTGACTGTTTACAAAGAAGCCAAACCGGTAGTACAGAAGAAGAGACGTTTCGCAGAAGATCGAAGGAAGGTCATAGAGGAAGAAGTCAGGAAGTTGGAGGCAGCCAAGTTTATAAGGGAGGTGATGTACCCGGAATGGGTTGCTAACGTCGTCCTGGTGAAAAAAGCAAATGGAGGATACCGCATGTGCGTAGATTTTACGGATTTAAACAAAGCATGCCCAAAGGACAGCTATCCGCTGCCGAATATTGACCAGCTGGTAGATTCAACATCTTGCTATCAGCTGTATAGTCTCGCAGACGCTAAACAGGGTTATCATCAGATACTAATGAACGAAGCAGATCAGGAGAAGACAACTTTTACTACCGACTTGGGAACGTATTGTTACAACGTCATGCCATTTGGGCTGAAGAACGCTGGAGCAACGTACCAACGACTGGTGAACTTCATGTTTAAGGATCAACTAGGAAGGAACATAGAGGTCTATGTGGACGACTTGATCATAAAGAGCAGCACACCCGAAGAGCACGCCAAGGACCTGGAAGAAACTTTTGCGGTACTAAACAAATTTAACATGAAGTTAAATCCGGAGAAGTGCGCGTTCGGCATTAAAGCCGGGAAGTTCCTGGGGTACTTAGTAAGTCAGAGAGGCATAGAGGCAAACCCAGAAAAGATTCAAGCCATCCTAGACATGGTAGCACCGCGGAGCATCAGAGAAGTCCAAAAACTAAACGGAAGGGTAACAGCGTTGGGGCGATTTGTCTCTTCGTCCGCAAAGAGATGTCTCCCCTTTTTCAAGCAACTGCGCAACATGAAGAAGTTCGAATGGAATGAGGAATGTCAGAAAGCTTTCGAGGAATTGAAAGTCTTTTTGACCAGCCCACCGTTACTCAGTCGCCCAAAAGCAGGAGAAATTCTGTACCTGTACCTATCAGCAGGTAAAGAAACAATCGCGCCAGTACTAGTaagagaggaagaagaagagcagCTGCCTATTTACTACTCCAGCAGAACGTTGAAAGGCGCAGAGATAAATTACCCGACAATTGACAAGTTGGCATTAATGGTGGTAGTAGCAGCGAAGAAGCTACGGCCATATTTTCAAGGGCATACGGTTATCATACGCACTAATCAACCTTTGAGGAAGGCATTGCAAAGACCAGAAACGTCGGGAAGGATGGTCAGCTGGTCCGTCCAGTTAGGAGAACATGATATACGATATGAGCCGAGGAAAACGTTGAAGGCGCAGGCACTTGCAGACTTTGTGGTAGAGATGACGGAGAAACCAGACACTGAAGAACCCAGAGAAGCAGTTACTTGGAACCTCTATGTAGATGGAGCATCCAATGACCTCGGAGCAGGAGCAGGAGTTGTCTTGGAGGGACCAATGGGAATAACAATCGAGTACGCAGTACATTTGACGTTCAAAGCTACCAATAACATGGCAGGTATGGTATCAATCTATCGTTTAAATATACATACCATTTATtgcaataaactaatagtacTGCAGAATACGAAGCTCTCATAACAGGACTGTCAATTGCGAAAGCAATGAAAACCGAAGTCCTACGAGTCCATAGCGACTCCCAGTTAGTCACAGGACAAATAGGAGGACAGTTCCAAGCAAAGGAGGCCAAGATGGCGAAATATATGGAGAAAGCGAAAGAACTTTTGAATGACATAGAGAGATTTGGAGGAGAATGGGAAATCTGCCCCATACCCAGAGAAGAGAACACGGCCGCGGACGCAATCGCCAAAGCAGCAGCTGCAAAGAGCCAGCGTTTCATGGAGATGAAAATGACAGAGGAGCGTTCGACTTCTTCCGTAGACACGGAGGAGGAAGTATTACCCATAGAGGAGGTAGACACCTGGATGCAGAGACTATTGGCATACCTAACAGAAGGCATTCTACCAGAGCAAACCGCTGAAGCCGCAAAAGTAGTTCGACAGTCAGCGTCATACTCAGTCCTAGAAGGAGTACTCTACAGGGCATCAGCTACGCACCCATGGTCTCGATGCTTGACCAAGACAGAGGGTCTATACGTTCTGCAGGAAATCCATGAGGGGATCTGCGGAGCCCATGAGGCGTCCGCAGCCCTGGTTAGGAAAGCATCTTTACAAGGATTCTACTGGCTGTCAATGAAGAAGGACGCAGAGGACCTAGTACTTAAGTGTGATAAGTGCCAAAAGTTTGGCGCAGTAATACGAACACCCGCATCTGAGCAACACCCTATCGGTAGTCCATGGCCATTCATGACTTGGGGCGTGGATATACTGGGACCCTTCCCCCCAGCGCGGGGACAAGTAAAGTTCATCGTGGTAGCCGTAGATCATTTCACCAAATGGGTGGAGGTAGAGCCAATGAAGACAATCACTACGGAGAAAATCCAAACTTGGCTATCAAGAGAAGTCATGGGAAGGTAAAACGTGTTGTATTTTTTATCATATACTTGTACACATTCGCATGTTGCTAACATAAATAGACAGGTTTGGCATACCACATTCCTTAGTCACTGACAACGGAAAGCAATTCGATTGCCACAAGTTCAGAGCATACTGTGAAGGGTTGAACATAAAGCTGAAGTTCACCTCAGTAGCCCACCCGCAGACGAATGGACTTACAGAAGTAACCAACAGAACTATCCTCACAGGAATAAAGAAGAGACTTGATGATCTGAAGGGGAGATGGATTGATGAACTGTACAAAGTCATCTGGGCGTACCGCACCACACCCAGAAAAGCCACCGGAGAAACCCCCTTCAGTCTGGTGTATGGCGCAGAAGCTGTATTACCAGTAGAAATCGGCATGCCCACATTAAGAGTGCAAGTTTTTGATGAAGAAAAGAATGAAGAATCCATGCGGTTATGTCTGGATCTTTTGGAAGAAAGAAGACACCAGACAGCTGTGAAAGCTGAAGCATACCGGAGGCAGATGGCTAGATACCACAATGCCAAAGTAAAAGGAAGAAGCTTCGTGGTAGGAGATTTGATACTCCGGAAAGCTGAAATTGGTAAAGGAGCAGCAGGAGTTGGCAAATTAGGAGCCAATTGGGATGGGCCATTTCGAGTCGTAGAGGTAGTAGGAAAAGGGGCTTACAGAATCGCTCGCCTAGAAGGGCAGATTCTCCCCCGAACATGGAATATTAATGACATGAAGAAATATTTCCAGTAGATGTATTTGCTATCAttctcaaattttaataaagcatGGCATCTGTTATTTTCCCTTTAAGTCTAAATTGCATCAATAACCACCACAAGTAACAGTTCTAAAAATAGTGGgccagttcaaataaaacataagtaCCCCAAAAAGAAAGAACTAAGAAGTTTTTGTCCAAAAGGCAATTACAAAAGAAAGCTAGCTTAACAGAATAAGTATGTAAAAGAAGGGCTTCACTGCCTACACCACTTCCTCCGCAGAAGGTGCAGTCTCTGTGACAGAAGCATCTCCTTCTCCAGCAGACAGCATTTTCTCAGGAACATCATCCACGCCAAGGGCATCTTCAGGAATAACTTCAGAAGGACGCTCAACCAAAATAGAAGAGTCAGCTGTAGGGAGCTCTTCGGCAACCTCCTTTTCAACATCATCTGCGCTCTTAAGGGCCGCGGTCTCAGAAAGAGGAGGCTTGTCGAATACCAATCCTTCATCAGAAGTTGATGTGGCCCCAGACGTTGAACGCGGCGTTAGAGGCGCAGAAGCAACCCTCTTCTCCGTAGAAGCATCTACAGACAACTTCTTCTTAGCAGCTGTCTTCGCCATGACACGCTGACCCAAGGCACGGAGGTCAATGGCTAAGAACTTCCCAATGTCGTAGTCAGGATAGTCTTGACGAACCACCCCGACAGCAGTAGCACAGAAGTCGGTTAAACAGCCAGAAATGTAGGCATTCACATCTTTTCTATTCTCTTTTTGCTCAGACAGCAACCTATCACGGACCCGTTGCACCTCCAACAGAGAAGCGTCACGATCAGCAACTTTTCGCTCCAGGATTTTGCCTTTGTCAACAGCCACCTGGAGAGAGTTTTTCAGCTTCTGCGTTTCCGCCTGCGCAGATTGTCGCAGAGACGCAAGCTCTCGTTCATACTTTTCCGTCAGGTGATCCTTCTGCTGACGCAGAAAAGAGACGCCTTGAACCACCtaaataaatagtatataaGTCACGATAGCAGAACAAACAAAGTAAAAAGAAGAGTAAGAGATTAACGAAAGAGAAACTTACATGCAGCAAGGAAGcatcaaatttatcaaaaatgtcATCAACAGGCACCTGCCTCCACGCATCCATATCTCCACTCAACTGAAGAAACTGGGAGTACAGACCAGACACCTCCGCGTCATGAATGGACGCAGATCCGAAGTGCTCTTCAATCCAGGCACGGGGATCAGGACACAAATCCAAGTCAAGCTTCCGGCGTTTCGCAGACGCCTGTTTCAATCGGGTAGAGGGCTCAGGCACCTTTCTGGAGGAAGAATCCCCTTTCTTCATAGGAGGTTTGTTCAGCGCAGATCGCGACGCAGGCATTGTCTGAGAGCCCCCAGACGCAGTTGGAGTAGAGGAAGCAAGAGCAGACGCAGAAGGTGTCACACCAGGCAACTCCTCCACAACAATCTTGATGTCATCTAGGTAGTTCATTTCTGAAGACACAGCAAAAGCAGATCAATACACATAACAAAAATCACAACAAAGGAGAGATTAGCATACCCTTTTCAGAAGAACTTAGATCCATAAGTGACGCAGATTCGGTAGGTTCGTGAGAAAGAGATTGGCTACCCGCACTAGGATCTGGGGATCCACCAGAATCGTCCACAAGGGGAGCATACTCAGGAAACAAGCGGGCCAAGTAATTGTTAACAAGGTCAGGAGCACTGAAGCATTTGAGGCGCGCAGCACCAATAAGCTGTTCCAGAAGAAATAGATCtttcttcggaggtttagtAACAGAAATTGGCAAAGGTTTGTCCAACCAAATAAGGGGAAAGGAAGCAAAGGCATTTTGATGACCAACACAGAAGAACAAATTTTGCCAACCCTTATTGAGTTTAGGAAGACCAGCAAGCAGACGCTTGCCACGAACAAAAGGAAGATAAAGGTAAAATTCGTTGGCTCGCCGGGAAACATTGAACACTTCGGCCACTAAACCTAAGGTGGGAATTAGACCTTTCTGGTGAACCAGTTCAGCAAACGCACACAGCAACCGGATTGCATTTGGATGAATTTGTCCTAGAGGTATTTTGTGGGTAAGAACGAAACCGTGAAGGAAAGGAGTGAGGGGAAAACGAAGTCCACCTCGAAACTGTTCTTTGTAAACAACAATACGATCGGTTTCAGGACGATAGTTGGCACTAAAGGAGGGATCACAGGAATGCAAGGTGTAATCAAAAGGAATGTCGTATGTCTCGCGTATACCAGTAAGCATGCTATCATCAATTTTAGAGGTAAACTCAATTAAATCCCTACGGTAATCTACAGTGGTCCCAGAAGAAGGAGTGGCAACACTAGAACGGGTGCGAGTCATGATacgaagaaaataaaaataaaaaggagaaagaaaATACCTGGTAAAAATGGAGAGGACGATCGCcacaaaaaagaaagaaagaagaaagtagaaatttgcaagaaaaaagaaaacagaAACTCGTTAAAAGGAAAGAAGTAATGGGAGAGAGAAGGAAGAGAAGCAGTTATAAGGAAAGGTAAAAAAGGACACGTGGAGATGGGAGAAAGCATGAGGAACGGAACGGACggatattattttgattttcaaaattttgaaatttcaaaaagtgaGCCACGTGGCATGAGGAAAGAATGATTACTTCGTAACTAAGGTTACCTTGCATTTAAATTACCCGGGTAGTGCTTCAGAACAACCATAAATAGTTGCGCTACGGAATAAAGAGGggaggggctaatgatggatacgcaGTTGACCCCAGTGCATATAGTCAAATGAGTATAGTAGACAGCAGATACCAAACAGCTGTCATTAGTCAGTAGACGCAGATCCTAGCTGATATGATCTTGGGAATCCGGAAAGATTGggattgacttaaatccctattttccagcatgagtccgaattaaacacaatcacAAGAAGATGACCTCGAGTCAATTACTGAGAAAGGATTCTATATAAGTAGACCGAAGACCAAAggtaaaccctaattcattctctttaAACTACGTCATTTATCATTGAACCTTACaaggtatctgacttaggcatcggagtgtgGTCGGACACAACGTCCGACTCATTCTAACCTGTGTTCGTGATCTCAGGTTGATAAGAGAAGATCCTATCATTCGCAGAACCATCACTGTAGAGTCAATATAGTTTAGTTTGATTAAGTTTCGTTTTGGCTTAATAAAAGGCCAGATGTTAAAAAACATAATGAATAGTAATTTTTCAGAATTTTTGTCATAGCTAGTTCAATGCATGTTTTTTTAAAGAACTAATATATTTACTAGTCATAGCTAGTGTCTAACTATCCTATTTTCTTTTTCACCAATTATTTGTTAATTTCCATAAAGtcatatcaaaataatttacttttcgTAAAATCTATTTGATAAGTTATTACAATATATATTCAGTCAGTACATAAACTCTACACTACATAACAGTCACTACATAAACTCTACACTACATAACAGTTAGTTAAACAGTCATCTTCATGCCATGTTAGTCAGGCCATGGAAGTTTCTATAAATACTTGTACTCACCGCCTAGCAAACCATGTCATATTTGTTCTGCTGCATCCTGAAACCACACATCATATTTCCCCACAACTCACAATGACAGTCACTGCACAACTTCCGATCGTTGACCTCTCTTCACCGGACCACTTATCACTCGCCAACTCGATCCGCCGGGTTTGTTTGTTATAACTATAGTTATCGATAACGTAGCTTTGCTGCCTTTATGTCACTAGCTACGTTAtcacttataaaaaaaaatgaaaacattaaatattGAATGGTTTTATGAATTTCACGAAATATTTACCCGATAATTTGCATACATTTTCAGGCATGTGAGGAATATGGATTTTTCTACCTTATCAATCATGGAATAGAGAAAGGTTTCATCGCTGAAGTTTTTGAAGAAAGCAAGAAACTTTTCTCACTTCCTTTGAATGAGAAAATGAAATTGTTTCGCCAGAATTACAGAGGCTACGTTCCATTATACTCTCAGAATTTTGATTTTGCTTCTCGTAATTCTAAAGGTAGTGCAAATGAAAGTTTTTCTATTGGTCCTTTGGAAAATAGTGAAAATCGGTGGCCATCGGAAGGTACGTAGTTTAtgtctctttttcattttggatAATTCAATTTGTTTGTATAAGCATGTGCATGAGATTATATTCTTTTGGCTATGAAATTTCAGAAGTTCCCCCATCATGGAAACCAACGATGGAAGCTTATCACACAAACCTTCTGTAAGTTTGTGATTTTGTGACAATCACTGCATTAATTTTGATTAGTATTATGTTCTTCAATtctttaatcttttaacttcAGGTCCACGGGAAAACGAGTACTGTCATTGATGGCTTTGGCTCTGAAGTTGGATAAAGATTACTTTGACAAAATAGGAGCACCGCAAGGCACTCTTCGCCTCTTACATTATCCAGGTGAAGTGGAG
This window of the Mercurialis annua linkage group LG5, ddMerAnnu1.2, whole genome shotgun sequence genome carries:
- the LOC126681915 gene encoding uncharacterized protein LOC126681915; this translates as MTRTRSSVATPSSGTTVDYRRDLIEFTSKIDDSMLTGIRETYDIPFDYTLHSCDPSFSANYRPETDRIVVYKEQFRGGLRFPLTPFLHGFVLTHKIPLGQIHPNAIRLLCAFAELVHQKGLIPTLGLVAEVFNVSRRANEFYLYLPFVRGKRLLAGLPKLNKGWQNLFFCVGHQNAFASFPLIWLDKPLPISVTKPPKKDLFLLEQLIGAARLKCFSAPDLVNNYLARLFPEYAPLVDDSGGSPDPSAGSQSLSHEPTESASLMDLSSSEKEMNYLDDIKIVVEELPGVTPSASALASSTPTASGGSQTMPASRSALNKPPMKKGDSSSRKVPEPSTRLKQASAKRRKLDLDLCPDPRAWIEEHFGSASIHDAEVSGLYSQFLQLSGDMDAWRQVPVDDIFDKFDASLLHVVQGVSFLRQQKDHLTEKYERELASLRQSAQAETQKLKNSLQVAVDKGKILERKVADRDASLLEVQRVRDRLLSEQKENRKDVNAYISGCLTDFCATAVGVVRQDYPDYDIGKFLAIDLRALGQRVMAKTAAKKKLSVDASTEKRVASAPLTPRSTSGATSTSDEGLVFDKPPLSETAALKSADDVEKEVAEELPTADSSILVERPSEVIPEDALGVDDVPEKMLSAGEGDASVTETAPSAEEVV
- the LOC126681289 gene encoding 2-oxoglutarate-Fe(II) type oxidoreductase hxnY-like; this translates as MEVSINTCTHRLANHVIFVLLHPETTHHISPQLTMTVTAQLPIVDLSSPDHLSLANSIRRACEEYGFFYLINHGIEKGFIAEVFEESKKLFSLPLNEKMKLFRQNYRGYVPLYSQNFDFASRNSKGSANESFSIGPLENSENRWPSEEVPPSWKPTMEAYHTNLLSTGKRVLSLMALALKLDKDYFDKIGAPQGTLRLLHYPGEVERSEEEILSVAAHSDFGMITLLMTEGVPGLQVCRDKFKETPTWENVLHMDGAFIVNIGDLMERWTNCSFRSTLHRVIPAGQKRYSMAYFVNPNPDCIVQCLESCYSESCPRRFPPIRSGDYIKELLRLTYDS